In one window of Clavelina lepadiformis chromosome 4, kaClaLepa1.1, whole genome shotgun sequence DNA:
- the LOC143451830 gene encoding uncharacterized protein LOC143451830, with protein sequence MNRNVIYLPTNILSAQLYLTDPSYCTTEKRTLFSASESKAHFGMISDELSAAGYKVWIDKNEMRGDIYDKMYEAVDNAYLVLMFLSENYKLSENCQREGKLAADKRKRIIPIITQDNYKMDGWPALLVSGKLYYDFSKESFQDNFDKLIKEIDPPDVTHPKQPIQANPHVESKTDISELTNQTDALNTEVSSSENSSGIQTKQAMFSQAANTPANSDLPRTSRQLDSSPETSPSLNASLNTDQGSQLSNQPSTSRARMEPNKEIPSIKAPFNGQERGFSTSNATNMKQKSRLMTNLRKLFPGKKNRKMKEAIKKVCQLQFERREDDIRLQAGIKVSAADIPVVHPNYSEISFFEGGAVPEHETYAPSTEKPKGMEHNRNVSFDNLLKSSERFSAIVGYPGSGKTTLSKRLAKTQEYFCLYSRFMDLPDGEKLKLRTLLIDNNFPELDDATCEYVWEWVKKNQKKCLLLFDGMDQADWSFNKNAPKVSYDTPQSVSDLIANLCCKHFLRKVKLIFTSRPHSVIALPESLRPDATILLGDLPYESMKKLFYAYSGESADKLWKHLSESAPVVFSLCFNPLLLQLVIAAGLNPSKNVGEINTTTRVFSTVLENLRCSNHAKHQDITLLMGQLSEVAYKATMRSSVVITRDDLRAVGLEPDEIQDIVVGIYAHFTATSRVFDGHVKYFFAHQLYQEFFTAKHMISNLSFIEFKGLVDNQLFSSEKWSVIRRFVCGLLVDMMKDPSINQVTAADNSETESTRQKAHEQSGNEKVFPNDQFSPDVAEKRRIWTEALKSQLVDFEKLQWDDWSDDDRRRYISLLCELNESSDMELFNMASLRFPTEMSLNLLKLSSSEAAIFCDVLRKQRKELKKLYLMNCFSPDDVERLISAISEMPGKV encoded by the exons atgaatagaaACGTCATCTACCTTCcaacaaatatattaagtgCGCAACTCTATCTGACCGATCCAAGCTACTGTACAACAGAAAAACGCACGCTATTTTCCGCTTCAGAaagtaaagcacattttggcatg ATATCCGATGAACTCTCTGCCGCTGGTTACAAAGTGTGGATTGATAAAAACGAGATGAGAGGAGACATTTATGACAAAATGTATGAAGCTGTTGACAACGCTTACTTGGTCCTCATGTTTCTGTCTGAAAACTATAAACTCAGTGAAAACTGCCAAAGGGAAGGCAAACTTGCTGCTGACAAGAGAAAACGTATAATACCCATTATCACCCAAGACAATTATAAAATGGATGGCTGGCCAG ctcTTTTGGTGTCGGGAAAACTCTACTACGATTTTAGCAAAGAATCATTTCAGGATAACTTTGACAAACTTATCAAGGAAATAG aCCCACCTGATGTGACCCATCCGAAGCAACCGATCCAAGCAAATCCACATGTTGAGTCCAAAACAGATATCTCAGAATTAACCAATCAAACCGATGCTTTGAACACTGAGGTATCTTCTTCAG aAAACTCAAGTGGTATCCAAACCAAGCAAGCAATGTTCTCTCAAGCTGCAAACACACCAGCCAACTCTGATCTACCAAGAACGTCACGCCAGTTAGATTCCAGCCCAGAAACATCTCCATCTTTGAATGCTTCATTAAATACAG ATCAAGGAAGTCAGTTATCCAATCAACCATCAACGTCTAGAGCACGTATGGAACCTAACAAAGAAATTCCAAGTATAAAAGCACCTTTCAATg GTCAAGAAAGAGGGTTTTCCACCAGCAATGCTACcaatatgaaacaaaaatctCGACTCATGACAAACCTGA gaaAACTATTTCCAGGCAAAAAAA ATCGGAAAATGAAAGAAGccattaaaaaagtttgccaGTTGCAATTTGAACGTCGTGAAGACGACATCAGGCTACAAGCAGGAATCAAAGTTTCAGCCGCAGATATTCCAGTTGTTCATCCAAATTACAGTGAAATTTCTTTCTTCGAGGGAGGTGCAGTCCCTGAACATGAAACCTATGCCCCGTCAACTGAAAAGCCGAAGGGGATGGAACACAATAGAAATGTTTCCTTTGACAACTTATTAAAGTCCAGCGAACGATTCTCGGCAATTGTCGGTTACCCTGGATCCGGAAAGACTACGTTGTCGAAACGTCTGGCCAAGACCCAAGAATACTTTTGCTTGTACTCTAGGTTTATGGATTTACCCGACGGCGAGAAGCTAAAGCTACGTACACTGCTGATAGATAATAATTTTCCAGAACTGGACGATGCCACTTGTGAATACGTGTGGGAAtgggtaaaaaaaaatcagaAGAAATGTCTCCTGCTCTTTGACGGAATGGATCAAGCCGACTGGTCGTTCAACAAGAACGCACCTAAAGTGTCATATGATACTCCCCAAAGTGTATCAGATCTAATTGCAAATCTTTGCTGCAAACATTTCCTTAGAAAGGTTAAACTTATATTTACCTCCAGGCCCCACAGCGTTATTGCACTTCCTGAGTCCCTACGCCCTGATGCCACAATCCTGCTTGGTGACCTCCCTTATGAGAGTATGAAGAAATTATTCTATGCCTATTCGGGTGAATCGGCCGACAAGCTGTGGAAACATCTCTCTGAGAGCGCCCCAGTTGTCTTTTCGTTGTGTTTTAACCCATTGTTACTCCAATTGGTAATCGCAGCAGGTCTAAATCCTTCCAAAAATGTTGGCGAAATCAACACAACCACTCGGGTTTTTTCAACTGTGTTGGAAAATCTGAGATGCAGTAATCACGCAAAACACCAAGACATCACTTTACTTATGGGGCAG CTTAGTGAAGTTGCCTACAAAGCTACCATGAGGTCTTCAGTTGTCATCACACGAGACGACCTCAGAGCAGTTGGCCTTGAACCAGACGAGATACAGGATATCGTCGTCGGCATTTACGCCCATTTCACTGCTACCAGCCGCGTGTTTGACGGCCATGTGAAGTATTTCTTCGCCCATCAGCTATACCAGGAGTTTTTCACCGCTAAACATATGATTAGTAACTTGTCATTCATTGAGTTTAAGGGCCTTGTTGACAACCAGCTTTTCTCTAGTGAAAAATGGTCTGTTATCCGTAGATTTGTCTGCGGCTTGCTGGTAGATATGATGAAAG ATCCAAGCATCAACCAGGTCACAGCAGCCGACAACAGTGAAACCGAAAGTACAAG GCAAAAAGCACATGAACAATCCGggaatgaaaaagttttcccGAATGATCAATTTTCTCCAG ATGTTGCTGAAAAGAGGAGGATTTGGACAGAAGCACTAAAGTCGCAGCTGGTAGATTTTGAGAAACTGCAGTGGGATGATTGGTcag ATGACGACAGACGCAGATATATTTCGCTTTTATGCGAATTAAACGAATCCAGCGACATGGAACTCTTCAATATGGCGTCACTGCGCTTTCCAACAGAGATGAGTCTGAATCtattgaaattgtcatcatcggaagccgcgatcttttgtgacgttttaaggAAACAACGAAAGGAGTTAAAGAAGCTTTATCTGATGAACTGCTTCTCCCCTGATGATGTGGAAAGATTAATTTCGGCGATCTCTGAGATGCCTGGAAAGGTTTGa
- the LOC143451831 gene encoding uncharacterized protein LOC143451831, which yields MSKPEEQRLTEDKPQLVQPDNNEESSSGESDEQPGTSRAVAMQAGMPLDSADAGNQVLQTMENAEASQSALSRIDPGWNELTSKLAESGVGTVMINYAPKIYHHDERQYQHHDQRRYQDNREYKQKYIRDLKNIKPTQVKEKQINPLDSAKRFEPSIEQQDPVNNPFDPPQSNTQTQDPPDVTHPKQPIEANPQVEPHTDISEVTNQSNALNTEIPSTTFGNVDKQPTICRGEKKTSCVLEQTGFTQPKQPISASTSQTSAPSTSPSIANPPTTSSAEPNNPQATNSPCGPGANQHQDDNKGNQHIMISYNWNDSKDLVHKPTYRAYFGIHLGDQDKKWSPHIVCHNCEEMLRD from the exons ATGTCGAAGCCAGAAGAGCAAAGATTAACCGAAGATAAACCTCAACTTGTACAACCTGATAACAATGAAGAGAGCTCATCAGGTGAAAGTGATGAACAACCTGGAACATCACGTGCTGTTGCAATGCAAGCGGGAATGCCTCTTG ATTCTGCAGATGCAGGAAATCAAGTCttgcaaacaatggaaaatgctgAAGCTTCTCAGAGTGCTTTAAGTAGAATCGATCCAGGATGGAATGAGCTTACAAGCAAATTGGCTGAAAGCGGAGTTG GGACAGTCATGATTAATTATGCTCCTAAAATTTATCACCACGATGAAAGACAATACCAACATCACGATCAAAGACGATACCAAGACAACAGAGAATATAAGCAAAAATACATCAGGgacttgaaaaatataaaaccaacacaagttaaagagaaacaaataaatccttTAG ATTCTGCAAAAAGATTTGAACCAAGCATTGAGCAGCAGGATCCGGTAAATAATCCCTTTGATCCTCCTCAATCAAACACCCAAACACAAG ATCCACCTGATGTGACCCATCCAAAGCAACCGATCGAAGCAAATCCACAGGTTGAGCCCCACACAGACATCTCAGAAGTGACCAATCAATCCAATGCTTTGAACACTGAGATACCTTCTACAA CTTTTGGAAACGTCGACAAACAACCAACAATATGTCGTGGAGAAAAGAAAACGAGTTGTGTATTAG AGCAAACCGGTTTTACGCAACCTAAACAACCAATTTCAGCATCAACTTCACAAACTTCAGCACCAAGTACCAGTCCCTCAATAGCCAATCCACCAACGACCTCATCTGCAG AACCTAATAATCCACAAGCAACAAATTCACCTTGTGGACCTGGGGCCAATCAACACCAGGATGACAACAAAGGCAACCAGCATATAATGATCAGTTATAACTGGAATGATTCAAAGGATCTCGTTCATAAg CCTACCTACAGAGCTTACTTTGGCATCCATCTTGGCGATCAAGATAAGAAATGGTCTCCACATATTGTGTGCCATAACTGCGAAGAAATGCTCAGAGACTGA